TGAAACCATTGCCACATCCATGCTTAAAACTTCCGAGCAGTTTACCCGGCCGGTCCCCAGCATTATTACGGTTGCCTGCTATGCCGGTGCTTTTTATTTTCTCAGTCTCACTTTAAAAACCATTCCGGTTGGTATCGCATATGCGCTTTGGTCGGCCGTGGGCATCGTACTTATCACACTGGTGGGCATCCTGGTATTTAAACAGGTTCCCGATCTGCCCGCAATCATTGGCATCCTGCTGATCATTGCCGGTGTTGTAATCATTAATGTTTTTTCAAAAACAGCCGCATGATTTATACAAATATTCCGACAGTCAAACAGGTTACACAACCCCGGCAGTCCGAATACTAAACAGCCGGTTCAATTTCTATGCGGTCTTTTTTAAAAATAGTCAAACGGGTTATGATCTTCCTTTTAAGCTTTTTGCTGCTGCTAAGCCTAAGTATTTATTGCTACATGCAGTTACCTAAATTTGGCAAAGCCCCCTCAGGAGCCCGCCTGGAGCGCATCCTGAAGTCGCCGCATTATAAAGACGGCAAATTCCAGAACCGCCATTTTACCCCTACCCTTACCGAAGGGTATAGCATGGTGGGCGTCCTCAGAGAACAGTTGTTTAAAAAATTACCCCGCAGAAGGCCGGTTGACCCTATCCCCTCGATTAAAACCGACCTGCTGCAGCTGCCGGCAGATAGTAATGTGCTGGTTTGGTTCGGACACTCTTCCTATTGGATCCAGGTCGACGGGAAGCGGCTGCTCATCGACCCCGTATTTAGTGGCAATGCATCACCCATCCCCGGTACCAATACGGCGTTCAGGGGAAGCGATGCCTACACCGCCGACGATTTTCCGCCTGTTGATTACCTGTTGATCACTCACGATCATTATGATCATCTCGATTACGAAACCATCACCGCCCTGCGCAATAAAGTAAAATTGGTGATTTGTGGATTGGGTGTAGGTGCTCATTTGGAACATTGGGGTTATGATACATCAAGAATCACGGAAATGGATTGGGATGAAGCCCTGCCGCTCGACAGCGGTTTCCTGCTGCACTCAGCTTGCGCCCGGCATTTTTCCGGAAGAGGGTTCACCCGCAACAATACATTGTGGCTGTCTTATATTCTTCAAACGCCATCCAAAACCATTTACCTGGGCGGAGACAGCGGCTATGATTCACATTTTTTCGAAATTGGAAAAAAATTCGATTCCATCGATCTTGCCATTCTTGAAAACGGACAGTACAACAAAGCCTGGCAGGCGATCCATATGCTACCCCCGGAAGTGTTACAGGCAGGAAGAGACCTGAAAGCCCGGCAGATATTCCCGGTACATTCCTCCAAATTCATGCTGGCACAGCATCCCTGGGATGAGCCGCTGAAAGAGATCACCCGGCTCAACAAAGAACATCCCCTTCCGCTCATCACACCGGTTATCGGGGAGTTGGTGAATCTCAATCACACTGCTGTTCCTTTTGAACCCTGGTGGGAAAAGATCCGGTAAGAGCTTCGCAAAAAAACTTTATCCATTCAGTTGCACTGTAAAAAAAATCCGTCGTGCTGCCCGGTCCGGATGTATTATTTTTGACAGTACCAGAAGAATATAGGCATGCAAATAAAACAATTATCCACGGCCGGTTTGGTGGTTATCAGCGAAGGAAAATTATTACTGGCCTACAGTAAAAATAAACACGCATGGTATTTGCCCGGCGGAAAAATAGAGGCCGGCGAAACTCCGGTGCACTCGCTGATACGGGAAATAAAGGAAGAACTGAACCTCGATATTCAACCGGCCGAGCTTACCTATTACGGCCACATTACAGCACCCGCCTACGGGGAGGCCGCAAATATTCTTATGGAACAGGAATGCTTTCTTTACCAGGTTGCTGCGCCCATAGAACCCGGCAGTGAGATCGATGCTGTGGCTTATTTTGATGAACCATCTTACAAACAACAACCGGCCCAGGTACCGGGTGTCCTGCAACTTTTCGAGCGGTTGAAACAAGACCAGCTTATTGGTTCTGCCGATATTCGTTAACTTAGGATCAAACAATTCATCTATTTTGAAAAATTGGCTGTTCCTCCTGTTTATGGTTTTGGCGTCTGCCTCCATCAGCGCCCAGCAAAGCAATTATAAAGTGGTTGCGTATTATTCCGGAGACAGCGCCAGCCTGCTGCAATACGATTTTAAAAATATTACACACCTGATCTACGGCTTTGCACATATAGACAGTTTGGGAAAACTGGCCGTATTCCGTGCTAAAGACACCGCCGTTTTAAAAGCCTTTGACGATATCCGGAAGCAATATCCGCACATCCGAACCCTTATCGCTCTGGGAGGATGGGGCGGTTGCAGGTCGTGCTCCGGCACCTTTAGTCACCCGGATAGCATCGATGCATTTGCAGCTTCTGTAAAAACATTTCTCCAGCGTTTCCGTCTTGACGGCATTGATCTCGATTGGGAATACCCTGCCATTCCGGGAGTTCCCGGCCACCCTTTTGCAGCAAGCGACCGTCCCAATTTTACCCGCCTGCTCCTTCGCCTCCGGCAAAAACTGGGCGCAAAGAAACTGATCACTTTTGCAGCCGGCGGCTTTCAGCAATACCTGGATCAGTCCGTCGAATGGAAGAAGATCGAAAAAAACGTCGACTTCGTCAACCTGATGACTTATGACCTGGTGCATGGCTATTCTGAGAGGACCGGTCACCAGTCTTCCCTTTACACTGCAGCAGCTAACGAAGCGTCGGTTGACCGCTGTGTGCAGTTCTTTAAAAAAATACAGTTCCCATTACAGAAAGTGGTGGTTGGTGTTCCGTTTTACATCCGGGTCTTTGAAGTAACCAGTAACCATAACAACGGGCTTTTCCAGCCCGGCAGATTCCTCTACATGCGCGGGTACCGGCGTAACCTGGATTCCCTGACAGTTGCCAATGGTTTTGTCCGTTATTGGGATGACCGTGCAAAAGCTCCTTATTGGTTCAATGCAGCACGGAATCTTTTTGTTACCGGCGACGACCAACAATCGTTTCAATATAAACTGGATTATATACGGCAGCAGCAGCTGGGAGGTATTATGTTCTGGGAACTCTATTATGATACCTTCCAAAACGGACTGCTGGAATTATTACGTTTCTAATATAGTATCGGTACCGGAATCCTGAACGGCCTAACCGCCCTTCCTCCAAATAGCTGCCTGCTATTAAAAGGCGTTTGTACCGGTTCATGCATTAGGCAGGATACCTGCCTGATTGATGCCGTTTAATTTTCATATACCTGCTTTAAACAACACAATTCCTCCTTAAAAGGCCTTTTACGAATAGCAATTATCATTATCTTTATACAGCCTCCATACTATAAGCCTTAGACCAAATTATTGTATTATGAGCCCCAGACTATTGTTCCTGTTTGCCTTCCTGATCCTGTCCAGCATCAGCGCCAGTGCGCAAAAAGCCATTTGCGGGTTTGACGGCATCAATCAGCGCTTAAAACAAAATGCGGAATACCTAAGCGGCATTACGCTAACGGAAAGCAAGATCCGGCAAAAGGTAGCAGAGATTGCTGCAAACCGACAAGCGATGCGGAACATGAATGTACTGGCCGGCGCGCTTTACGAGATTCCGGTAGTAGTACATGTTATTTATAAAACCGGGGATGGCATTCCAGGATCATCATCCAATCCCACAGACGCGCAAATACAGGCGGCTATCGACCGCTTGAACGCCAACTTTGCTGCGGCCGCCAATTCGGGGAATATCGGGGCCAGTATACCCATAAGGTTTGCCCTTGCTAAAAGAAGGCCGGATTGTGGCAGTACCAGCGGTATTGAGCGGATCAACGGCGGTTCCATCAGCGGATATGATGCAAACGGGGTTTCTGCTCCGGGATCGGGTGCATCCGGGGCCAATGAAACGGCGGTAAAAAACCTTAGCACCTGGTCCGAAAAGTCTTATTATAATATCTGGGTGGTATGGAAGATCAGCTCCAATGTAACGGGATCGGGCTTTGTGGCCGGCTATGCCAGTTTGCCCTATATTGGTGACGACTACCATATTTTCCCTGCGGAAGGGATGGTGATCCTCGGGCAACAGATGAGCCCGGGCGCTCCTACACTCACCCATGAAATGGGACATGCATTTGGATTGTATCATACATTTGAAGGAGGCAACGAAGTTTCCTGCCCTGTAAACGGGAGCTGTAGTGAAGACGGCGATAAAGTGTGTGATACAGATCCCGTGAAGAATCTGTTAAGCATTCCCTGCCCTGCCGCAACAGATATCAACCCCTGCACCAATACCCCATACGGAACCGCTCAAAACAATATTATGGGCTACGGTGCCTGCCTGAACCGGTTTACGCAGGGGCAGAGCGACCGGATGATGGCCACGCTTCTAACAGCAAGAGGTGGCCTTATTAATTCCCTGGCAACAGTGCCGCCGCCGCCAACACCGGTAAAGGCTGCGATACAAATACCGCCCAACATCCGGAACATCAACAACACCAACAATATTGGGCCTTGTACCATTACCCTTGGCAATATGTCCTATGCCTCTTACGGATACAACCAGGATGGTTACAATTATTATTCCGACAACAGCTGCAATATAGGAACCAATCTCTTTGTAGCTTCCAACCAATACCTCAGCGTTACCACACAAACCAATACCCAGGTTTGTAAGGCATGGATCGACGCCAACAATGATGGGCAGTTCAGCAATGACGAGCTGGTTCTGAACAGTACGGCTACCAGCCCCAACTATACGCACACTACTGTCATACCAGTCGACCTTCTCTATGGTGCAGCTAAAAACACGCTACTGCGCATGCGCGTAATGGCAGATGTGGCCTTTAATAATGACTTTACGGCCGGCAGTCAGTTATTCTATGGGCAAACAGAAGATTTCTGGGTAAACATCGATCAGGCCCTGCCGGTTGTTTTTGAACGGATTGACGCCCGGATACGGAACCAGCTACTGGAAGTAGAATGGAATACCAGTACAGAAACCAACAATGACCATTTTATCATTGAAGCCTCTGCCGACGGAACTAACTTTCTTCCCCTGGCCCGGGTGGCAAGTAAGGCCCGGAACGGCAGCTCTGATCATTCGCTGCAATACCATATTTCAGTTGAGGGGAATGGTCAACTGGCACTGGCATTTGGATTGATAGCCCTCCTCCTTTCGGTACAGCCCGGCCACAACCGCAGGAAATGGCTGTTTGTAGTGAGTGCCGTGCTCCTTTGTCTATTTATCACCTGTAACAAACACGAGATAACTGATACCGAAGCCGGAGATCAGCCGCGCTTTATCCGGATTGCCCAGGTAGATAAGAACGGAGTTAAGCAATACAGTAAGACGGTGCGCATTGTAGCGGAATAAGCCTGCGGTCAGCATCCGGTTATCAGCACCGGTGACCTTCCCCAATTCAAATCGGGATTTTAAAATAGCGAATGAAAAATATTAAGTGTAATAGTGGGATTGTGCAAATTTGAAAATGTGGAAATAGAGTCCTTATTCCTGTTCGGTGCTACGTATCCTTATGGAATTCTGGAAGCAGAAATGAGAAGCCAGAACTTTAAACCTCAAATCTGGAATTTTCTCCTGCTGTTATCCCGGCTTTGAAAGAAAGTATAAAGCAATCAGCACCAGAATCCCGATAATAACGGCCGTTGCTATTTTCGATACCGATAAGGGTTTACTACCACTGATAGCTCCCGTTTGCCCGTTGATGATGAAATGATAGGTCTTTCCCTTGAACACGTATTGACATAGCCATACCGGCAGGATGATCTGCTTAAATGTTTCTCCTGTGTACCGCGTTTCTACCCGGAGATCACGATAGGTATCTTCAACCAGCCGGGAAATAGCGTCTTCCTCAATCTTCCGGTCCATAACGGAGCGGGCCACCCGGTAGGTTTCGGAAAGATCTTTATCATAAGCCCGGGCATTCCACCCCAGCAGGTATTCCTCATCAAACACCACCACATCCTTTAACAGGTAGGGATATATATCATTAATACGGTCCTGGGGAATGGCTTTATTTCCGCATACCAGTACATCATCAAAAAAGCGTTCGAAAGATCCCGAACGCCAGTTCCAGTCTGTATGCCGTACCTGCTCCGTTACCTCCTCGCCGTTGGCGTTTCGCCGGCGCACGGTTTCATAATAATAGCGCCCGGAGTATCCGCTCCAATCGTTTTCCGTACAACAGTCAAAGGTCCAGAAAGGCACATAATGCCCTTCCAGCTTATCCGTTAGTGAAAGTTTTTTCAAATCACTGTCGTTCCAGAATCCTTTGCCGATCCAGCTGGCAAAGCGGTCCAGCGCTTCCTGCTTGGAGAGCTTAAAGGGAATGATGCCCGCAGGGCTGATATTGCGTGTAGCGTAGGCCGCCGGGTTTACTACATTGTTGCCGCAGCTCCGGCATTCAAAAAATGCTACGTCTCCCTCTTCCGGGGTTTCCTGTCCGCACTTACTACAGCGGTAAACCACTACCCGTACCGGCGCTATTGGAATGCGTTCCGCGTCTTTAAAAATGCTGATCTTTCGTTCTTCGATCACCTCCGTGCTTTGCTGAATGGCAAAGGCCGTTCCGCAATGGAGACATTTCAGGGCGCTTTTGGACGCATCATAATTCAGCTCTGATCCGCAATTCGGACAGGGATATTCTTCAAATGCCTGCATAAAATATGTTCATTACAACCGGGCCAGGATTTCTTTTTTCTTTTCTGCAAACTCTTCTTCCGTGATGATGCCCTGGCTTTTCAGTTCGCCCAGTTGTTTTAAAACATCCATCAGATCCGTTTTGCTTGCTGCCGCAGCAGGTTGTTGCGGCTGACCGGCCTGCGCCATCAGGTTGGTGAGCACCACACCAGCCCCCACACCGCCCATATTACCTGCAGCGTCATTGTTTGAAAGGTTTTCCAATGCAATGCCGCCCTGCATCTGGTTAAATTCGTTCAGGTTTCCTTTCAGGATATTCAGTTCCGTTTTCTTATCCAGGATCTTTTCTACTTCTTCCGGCAATGAAATATTTTCGATGAAAAATTTTTCAAGAGAAAGTCCATAGCTATCCAACTCTTTCTGAAATTCCGGTTTTAGCTGAGCGCCCAGCGCCTGGTAATTGGCAGCCAGTTCCAGCACAGAGATCTTTGCCTTCGCCAGCACTTCAGCAAAATGACTGGAAAGAATGCCCTGCAACACTTCTTCCACGCCATCCACGCGTACAAAGGGATTGGTTCCGGCAAACTCGGTAATAAACTTTTTGGCATCGCTGATGCGGATGGCAAAATTACCAAAAGCCTTCAGGCGCACCTGTCCCAGCTCCGCATCCCTTATCAGCACCGGACCGGATGTACCCCATTTCAGATCGGTAAACTGGCGGGTATTGACAAAATAGATATCTACTTTAAACGGCGATTCGAAGCCGTACTTCCAGGATTTTAACGTGGTGGTGATGGGCATATTGCTGGTAGACAGCGTATGCAGGCCCGGCTGATATACATCACCGAATTCGCCTTCATTCATTAATACCACCAGCTGACTTTCCCGGACGGTCAGCTTTGCTCCGCTTTTTATATTGTTTCCTTTATCCTGGAATTTCCAAACCAGGGTGTTACTGGAGGTATCTACCCATTCAATAACTTCAATAAATTCATTCTTAATAAAGTCAAATAATCCCATGAGGTTGCTGTTTTATTAATTGAAATTAAGGGAAAATAGTGATAGTTGTGCTGCCGCTGTTTTTGGGTGGTGCATAACATTTTTCAGATGAAGCACACGCGCTGTTCCGCGAATAGAAACAGATGCATCTGTTTTAAAAAATGTGATGATATCGCAGCCTATCGCTTTTGCTTAAACAGCCATTCAGGTATAGCGTCATTGCAAAGAAAAGGAACCGGAATGGAGTTGTGATTGAAATGACGGTATGTTGTAAACAAAAGCCGCTGGTTTTTCTTCAGCAGGTTAAACAGCAGCACGCTTCCGGAATAAGGATTTTCATCATCTGCTTCACCATGGATCAACCAGATTGGTTTGTGGGCCACTCCCCGGATGTTTGAAAGATCCGGTACACCAGCGATGGAAACCAGGGCTGCAAACAGATCCGGCTCCATGCTGAACAGATGCTGCCCGGTTGAAGCGCCCATGGAATACCCTACAATATAGATGCACCGGCGGTCAATTTCTGGATGGTCTTTTATCAGGTCCTTCACCAGGCTCAGCACCAGGGCTACATCCGCGGAAGGAGCGGCGGCCAGAGCTCCTTTTGATGAGTCGATGGAATAATTGGACGAGCGAACGGCAAATTGCGGTGCCACCACAAATGCTGGGTATTTTTCCCGGATCTCCTTCCGCAGCCATATACGCGCCAGGGGTTCCAGTTGTTTTTCATTATCGCTACCGATCCTGCTGGAATTATGCAGTGTAATCACCAGTGGATATTTTTGATGCACCTCAGGGCGCAATGGTTTCAGCAGCCGGTAGGGCAGCCGGGCTTGGTCTTTAGTATATATTTTCTTTTGATAGCCGGTGTCTGAAAGGTTGTTCAGATGTGCTCGTATACGTACGGCAGCACTGCTGTCGAAAATGACGGTTGAAACAATCATTTGCTGACCCGATGCTACTACTGTAATCAGCAGGCACAAAAGGCAGGGAACGGTCCATTTCAAGGCTTGATGCATTGTCCTGTTTTTTGATAGATGGTACCTATTTTAGAGTGCTTTCTTTTTCTGCAGCAATGCCCCAAACATCGTGTCTGCTTTCAATTCATATCCTTTCAGCAGTTGCTGCTCCGTCGTATCCCATCCCTGCTGCTGCAGCCAGCTTACCTGGTCTTCATTCTCGGCTTTAAATACGGAACAGGTAATATAAAGCAGGAAGCCTCCGGGTTTTACAGACGGTGTTATATTTTTTAAGATCCTGCGCTGTAAGGTGGCATAGGTCTTTATTTCTTCCGTATTGAAAAAATGCAACCGTTCCGGTGTACGGCTCCAGGTTCCGCTTCCCGAACAAGGTACATCGGCTATTACCAGATCAAATCGTTCGCGGACAATCGGTTCGTTCGGATTAGCGGCATCCGCAACCAGGGCGCGGAAATTTTTGATGCCGGCTTCATGAAAACGCTTTTTTAAGTTGGCAATAATGGAAGAACGGATATCCGAAACCGTCAGGGCAATGTCTCCCAGCTCGTCGGCCGTCAGAATCGATTTACCGCCGCTGGCGGCACAGCAATCCCAAATCGTACGCACCGGTGTTTGCCCGCCGTTTAGGGATTTTAACCTGCCAAAAAAGCTTCCTATTTTTTGCGAACTCAGGTCCTGGATCACCACTTCCGAATTTATGGAAAGCAGTTCGCTAACCTTTGCCGTATTAGACAATCGCAACGCATTCCCTTCCCTTTCAAAAGGAAGCGCAGCCTGTTCCAGTTTCTTGATCACCTGTGTCTCATTTCCCGGACGGATGCGTAAAAACAGGTCGGGCTGCACCCAAAAAGAGCGTTCAAAGGCTATGGGATCCATGTGCGCACTGAGCCGGTCCTTCCAGGGAAAGACAGCACCAGGAAAGGTTTCCGGTACTTTATAAATGGCAAACAACTCCTTCCAGGGCGCTGCCATTTCTTTTGCAGAGCAGCGCAGTCCTAATAAAATCCGTTGTTCAAAAGAAAGATCCGCAAAGGACTTGCCCAGCCGGTAATACGCATAGCACAATTGTGTTACTTCTTTCCGGTCTTTGCTACCATATTTTTTTTCCCGGGAAAAATAGTTTTTAAGGAAATGCGATAAGGGCTCATTGCCTTTATATTCGACAATAATCTTTACAGCGCTGTTCAGGTAAGAGTAAAAGCGCCCTAACCCTTTTGGAGGTTCGTATAACATAACTATACCTATGAGATCTTAAGACCTCACAGGTTAGCAGGTTTTTATAATTCCAGTAACGTTTTAATCGGATCCTGCTGTATCAGCAGCAGGGTTGGGTTTTCCAGTAATTCTTTTACACGCACAAGGAAGCTTACTGACTCGCGTCCGTCCACGATCCGGTGATCATAACTTAACGCGATATACATCATCGGCCGGATTACCACCTGCCCGTTTTCTGCGATGGGGCGCTCCACAATATTGTGCATACCCAGGATGGCACTCTGCGGCAGGTTGATGATCGGTGTACTGATCAGGGAGCCGAATACACCTCCATTGGTGATGGTAAAGGTTCCCCCGGTAAGATCTTCTGCTGTTAACTTACTGTCACGTGCTTTTTTAGCCAGATCCAGTACGGCTTTCTCTACACCGGCCATGCTCAGGCTTTCCACATTACGGATCACCGGAACAGTAAGTCCGCGAGGGGTGCTTACCGCAATGCTGATATCGGCATAATCGTGAAACAGGATCTGGTCACCATCGATATAGGCGTTTACTGAAGGCCATTCAGCAAGGGCGATGGCACAGGCCTTTGCAAAAAAGCTCATAAAGCCCAGTCCCACGCCATGTATTTCTTTAAACTTGTCTTTGTATTTAGCCCGGATATCCATGATCGGCTTCATGTTCACTTCGTTAAAAGTGGTCAGCATGGCCGTGGTGTTTTTTGCCTCCACCAACCGGCGGCTGATGGTTTTACGAAGGCTGGTCATTTTCTGGGGCCGTTCGTTGCGGCTATATAATTCACCGCCGGAGAACGCTTTCCGTCCCGGGTTTGCCAGGGCCGCCAGTACGTCTTCCTTTACAATTTTACCAGAAAATCCGGAAGGGGTTACATCTTTAGGATTCACACCTTTGTCCGCAATAATGGCCGAAGCTACCGGTGTGGCTTTTACAGCAGCAGTGCTGTTCCCGGAAGTTGCCACCGGCTTTTCTTTTTCAGGATCGGGTGCCGGTTTTTTAGCTTCAACGGGTACTTTATCTGCCGGAGCCTGTTCCGCTCCGGGGGCAGACTCGGGTTTTACAGCAGTATCATCAATAGAGGCAATGATATCACCGATGTTCAATGTATCGCCCTCGGCTGCATTGGTGGTAAGCACGCCTGATTTTTCCGCATTCACTTCAAAGGTTGCCTTCTCACTTTCCAGTTCCGCGATCACTTCGTCCCGCTCCACATATTCCCCTGTATTTTTCACCCATTTCAATAAGGTTACTTCACTAATCGATTCCCCTACCGTGGGAACTTTTATATCAATTGCCATAAAAAAACCGCTTTTTAAAAGGTACGGCAAAGTACGGTAAAAAAATGTAAACTTCTACGTTCTGACCGGAGATTTGAGGGCTTAGCGTTCAGCATTCAGCTTTTTGCCGATAGCCGACCGTAAGGCCAAACGCATAACACTGACTGCTAAATGCCCGCCTCTGGACGCTCAATGCCCGATTCTGAAATCCGGGAGCTTCATTCTCCGAAAAATATCACACAAATTGGCGATACGCTGCAATTTTTAATACCGTAATTTTATAATATGAATATGACAACCATACGCGTGGCTGTTTTTGATGATAACGCGTACCGGAGGGATAGTTTATGTATGCTCATCAATGCATCACCCCATATGATCTGCACAGGTACTTTTTTTGATTGCAGCAATGTGATCACGGATGTAAGAAAGGCAGATCCGGACGTGGTATTGATGGATATTGATATGCCCAATGTGAATGGCATTGAAGGGGTAAAAATCATTAAGGTTAATTTTCCAAAGATCCAGGTGCTGATGCAAACCGTTTATGAAGACGATAATAAGATCTTTGCATCCATTTGCGCCGGGGCATCCGGCTATATTTTAAAAAAATCGCCTCCGGCCCAGTTGCTTCAGGCTATTGAAGATGTATATAATGGGGACGCAGCTATGACTGCTTCTATTGCCAAAAAAGTGCTGACTGCTTTTCAAAAGAATGTCTTCTTTGAAAACAATGAGGAGGTGGAGCTTACGGGCAGGGAAAAGGAAATCCTCAACCTGCTGGTAAAAGGTTATACGCGTAAGATGGTAGCTTCGGCCTGCAACCTGAGCATCCATACAGTCAACACCCACATCAAGAATGTGTATGAAAAATTACAGGTAAATTCCGTTTCAGAGGCTGTTGTAAAAGCCCTGAATCAGAAGCTGCTATAAACGCTCATGTTTAGTTTTGAATAGATAAAAAAAGGGCGGAATTTCTATTCCGCCTGCTATTTCCCGTTACATTGAAAAGGCTGTGTTAATGATTTCTTCCTGCTCGGCCTTATGCACTTTCATAAATCCGGAAGCAGGTGCAGCACTGGGTTTGCGGCCGATGATACCATAATTGATATCTTTAAGGTTCATCTGGAGGAAGGAGGCAGCGCCCATATTGAGCGGCTCTTCCTGCACCCAATACCATACAGCATTTTTGTACTTTGCATACAGTGCATCCAGCTGCTTTTTGGGAAGCGGATACAACTGCTCCAGCCGAATAATGGCCACATTTTTCCGGTTATCTTTCTGCTGTTTTTCTGCCAGGTCGAAATAAATTTTCCCTGAACAGAATAATACGGTTTTTACAGCTACCGGATCATCCGCATAAGTATCGTCGATCACTTCCCGGAACCGTCCATTGGTAAACGCCTCTTTTGAAGAATAGCTGCCGGGGTGCCGGAGGTTGGCCTTGGGCGCAAAATTCACCATAGGCTTGCGGAAGGGCCACCGCAGCTGCCGGCGCAGTGCATGAAAATAGTTTGCCGAAGTGGTAATATTGGTTACTACAATGTTCAGCTCGGCACAGGACTGTAAAAAGCGTTCGATCCGGGCACTGCTGTGCTCGGGCCCCTGCCCTTCAAAACCGTGTGGCAGCAGCATGACCAACCCGTTCATCCGGTTCCATTTCTGCTCGGCACTGGTAATAAACTGATCAATCATGGTTTGTGCGCCGTTTACAAAATCGCCAAACTGGGCTTCCCAAAGCACCAGTACATTGGGAGATGCAAGGGCAAAACCGTATTCGAACCCGAGCACGGCGTATTCACTCAGCAGGGAGTTAAAGATCCGGAACTTTTTATCTGTAGGTAAATTACTCAGGCGATTATAGGAGGCATCCGTTACCTCATCTCTCAATATGGCGTGGCGGGAACTAAAGGTACCGCGGCCCACATCCTGGCCGGTCATACGTACATCAAAGCCATCCATCAACAAGCTGCCAAATGCCATTAATTCACCAGTAGCCCAATCTACTTTTTGCTCGGTCTCCAATAATTTCACTTTATCCTGCAGCAGTTTAGCCACTTTTTTTAAAGGTGTAAACCCTTCGGGAACGGTCATCAATCCGTCGAAAACCATTTTAAACAACTCCGGGCTAATGGCCGTATCCGGGCTCTGGTCAAAATCAGCCGGTGTGGCCTTGCGGAGGCTTTTCCATTGCAGTTCCGGTTCCTGGTACGTATACGGCAGGGGCTTTTGCTTTACCTCATCCAGCCGATCCTGAAGATCGGCCCAGAACTTTTTCTCCATCTCTTTTGCCAGCTCCTTCGCATCTTCCTCGCCATTATCCAGCAGGTATTTCACATATACTTCCCGTGGATTGGCGTGTTTATCAATCAACGCATACATCGCGGGCTGGGTAAACTTCGGATCATCTCCTTCGTTATGTCCGTGCCTGCGGTAGCAAACCATATCAATAAATACATCCGCATGAAACTCGTTCCGATAGCGGGTGGCGATCTCTGCACATTTTACTACAGCCTCGGGATCATCTCCATTCACATGCAGCACGGGCGACTGCACCATTGCGGCAAGCGAAGTACAATAGTCCGCACTCCGGGCATCAGAAAAATCGGTGGTAAAACCAATTTGGTTATTGATTACAAAATGGATGGTACCGCCGGTATAAAAACCATTCAGTTTCGACATTTGCAG
The sequence above is a segment of the Niabella agricola genome. Coding sequences within it:
- a CDS encoding DMT family transporter yields the protein MKNYIFLFLAIIFETIATSMLKTSEQFTRPVPSIITVACYAGAFYFLSLTLKTIPVGIAYALWSAVGIVLITLVGILVFKQVPDLPAIIGILLIIAGVVIINVFSKTAA
- a CDS encoding MBL fold metallo-hydrolase; amino-acid sequence: MQLPKFGKAPSGARLERILKSPHYKDGKFQNRHFTPTLTEGYSMVGVLREQLFKKLPRRRPVDPIPSIKTDLLQLPADSNVLVWFGHSSYWIQVDGKRLLIDPVFSGNASPIPGTNTAFRGSDAYTADDFPPVDYLLITHDHYDHLDYETITALRNKVKLVICGLGVGAHLEHWGYDTSRITEMDWDEALPLDSGFLLHSACARHFSGRGFTRNNTLWLSYILQTPSKTIYLGGDSGYDSHFFEIGKKFDSIDLAILENGQYNKAWQAIHMLPPEVLQAGRDLKARQIFPVHSSKFMLAQHPWDEPLKEITRLNKEHPLPLITPVIGELVNLNHTAVPFEPWWEKIR
- a CDS encoding NUDIX hydrolase — protein: MQIKQLSTAGLVVISEGKLLLAYSKNKHAWYLPGGKIEAGETPVHSLIREIKEELNLDIQPAELTYYGHITAPAYGEAANILMEQECFLYQVAAPIEPGSEIDAVAYFDEPSYKQQPAQVPGVLQLFERLKQDQLIGSADIR
- a CDS encoding glycoside hydrolase family 18 protein, giving the protein MKNWLFLLFMVLASASISAQQSNYKVVAYYSGDSASLLQYDFKNITHLIYGFAHIDSLGKLAVFRAKDTAVLKAFDDIRKQYPHIRTLIALGGWGGCRSCSGTFSHPDSIDAFAASVKTFLQRFRLDGIDLDWEYPAIPGVPGHPFAASDRPNFTRLLLRLRQKLGAKKLITFAAGGFQQYLDQSVEWKKIEKNVDFVNLMTYDLVHGYSERTGHQSSLYTAAANEASVDRCVQFFKKIQFPLQKVVVGVPFYIRVFEVTSNHNNGLFQPGRFLYMRGYRRNLDSLTVANGFVRYWDDRAKAPYWFNAARNLFVTGDDQQSFQYKLDYIRQQQLGGIMFWELYYDTFQNGLLELLRF
- a CDS encoding M43 family zinc metalloprotease; translated protein: MSPRLLFLFAFLILSSISASAQKAICGFDGINQRLKQNAEYLSGITLTESKIRQKVAEIAANRQAMRNMNVLAGALYEIPVVVHVIYKTGDGIPGSSSNPTDAQIQAAIDRLNANFAAAANSGNIGASIPIRFALAKRRPDCGSTSGIERINGGSISGYDANGVSAPGSGASGANETAVKNLSTWSEKSYYNIWVVWKISSNVTGSGFVAGYASLPYIGDDYHIFPAEGMVILGQQMSPGAPTLTHEMGHAFGLYHTFEGGNEVSCPVNGSCSEDGDKVCDTDPVKNLLSIPCPAATDINPCTNTPYGTAQNNIMGYGACLNRFTQGQSDRMMATLLTARGGLINSLATVPPPPTPVKAAIQIPPNIRNINNTNNIGPCTITLGNMSYASYGYNQDGYNYYSDNSCNIGTNLFVASNQYLSVTTQTNTQVCKAWIDANNDGQFSNDELVLNSTATSPNYTHTTVIPVDLLYGAAKNTLLRMRVMADVAFNNDFTAGSQLFYGQTEDFWVNIDQALPVVFERIDARIRNQLLEVEWNTSTETNNDHFIIEASADGTNFLPLARVASKARNGSSDHSLQYHISVEGNGQLALAFGLIALLLSVQPGHNRRKWLFVVSAVLLCLFITCNKHEITDTEAGDQPRFIRIAQVDKNGVKQYSKTVRIVAE
- a CDS encoding SPFH domain-containing protein → MGLFDFIKNEFIEVIEWVDTSSNTLVWKFQDKGNNIKSGAKLTVRESQLVVLMNEGEFGDVYQPGLHTLSTSNMPITTTLKSWKYGFESPFKVDIYFVNTRQFTDLKWGTSGPVLIRDAELGQVRLKAFGNFAIRISDAKKFITEFAGTNPFVRVDGVEEVLQGILSSHFAEVLAKAKISVLELAANYQALGAQLKPEFQKELDSYGLSLEKFFIENISLPEEVEKILDKKTELNILKGNLNEFNQMQGGIALENLSNNDAAGNMGGVGAGVVLTNLMAQAGQPQQPAAAASKTDLMDVLKQLGELKSQGIITEEEFAEKKKEILARL